A window of Halomonas sp. GFAJ-1 contains these coding sequences:
- a CDS encoding iron ABC transporter permease yields the protein MSLPARRSPLALLSGLASRFTLSLNPWSIALFLIALSVALPILVVFGHILVPTEGVWQHLASTVLPRYLSNTFWLVLWVGLGTLIIGASSAWLVVMCRFPGKRIFEWALLLPLAVPTYVIAYAYTDFLQVAGPLQSALREWFGWQFGDYYFPNIRSLGGAATLITFVLYPYVYLLARASFLEQSVCVLDVGRTLGRGPWHLFSSVALPLARPALVGGVSLVLMETLNEFGAVQFFGVDTFTTGIYRTWFGLGEPVAAAQLAACLLTFVIVLVLLERYSRGKRRYFHTTNRYQQLPEYQLRGWRAFGATMVCLLPIVIGFLLPSGILLNLAIHQGDTLFGTRFIRFATNSLSLSLVAALIAVGMAVLLSYGVRLHNSASARLFTRVAAMGYAIPGSVVAVGILIPFAWLDNTLNTWLHEHYGKIIGLVFSGSAFILIYAYVVRFLAVSFNAVEASLGKVTPSMDAASRTLGQTAGGTLRKIHTPLMRSSLLAAGILVFVDAMKELPATMILRPFNFDTLAVRAHSLASDERLAEASTASLTIVVVGILPVILLSLAMRRARPGSQAE from the coding sequence GTGTCGCTACCTGCTCGCCGTTCACCGCTGGCTCTACTTTCAGGATTGGCCTCGCGTTTTACGCTCTCGCTAAACCCTTGGTCGATTGCGCTATTTTTAATAGCCCTGTCGGTGGCATTGCCTATCCTCGTGGTGTTTGGGCATATCCTGGTACCCACGGAGGGCGTGTGGCAGCATCTTGCCAGCACCGTGCTTCCCCGCTATCTCTCTAATACTTTTTGGCTGGTGCTATGGGTAGGGCTGGGTACGCTGATTATCGGCGCTAGTTCTGCCTGGCTGGTGGTAATGTGCCGTTTCCCTGGCAAGAGGATCTTTGAGTGGGCCTTACTGCTCCCCTTGGCGGTACCCACCTACGTGATCGCCTATGCTTACACTGACTTTTTGCAGGTAGCGGGGCCGCTGCAAAGCGCGCTGCGCGAGTGGTTTGGCTGGCAGTTCGGCGATTATTACTTTCCCAATATACGCTCGCTAGGCGGGGCCGCCACACTTATCACCTTTGTGCTCTACCCCTACGTCTACCTGCTCGCACGCGCCTCTTTTCTTGAACAGTCGGTGTGCGTGCTGGATGTGGGCCGCACGTTAGGCCGCGGCCCATGGCATCTGTTTAGTAGCGTTGCCCTGCCGCTGGCGCGCCCCGCATTAGTGGGCGGAGTATCGTTGGTGCTGATGGAAACACTCAATGAGTTTGGCGCCGTGCAGTTTTTTGGCGTGGATACCTTTACCACCGGCATCTACCGAACATGGTTTGGCTTAGGTGAACCGGTGGCTGCCGCTCAGTTGGCGGCTTGTCTGCTTACCTTTGTGATTGTGCTGGTGCTACTTGAGCGCTACTCCCGTGGTAAACGCCGCTATTTCCACACCACCAACCGTTACCAGCAGTTGCCAGAGTACCAGCTACGCGGCTGGCGTGCGTTTGGCGCAACCATGGTGTGTTTACTGCCTATCGTGATCGGCTTTTTACTGCCCAGCGGCATCTTGCTGAATTTAGCCATTCACCAGGGCGACACGCTATTTGGTACCCGCTTTATTCGCTTCGCCACCAACAGCCTAAGCCTCTCACTGGTGGCGGCTTTAATCGCGGTGGGCATGGCGGTGCTACTTAGCTACGGCGTTAGATTGCACAACTCAGCAAGCGCCCGGCTGTTCACCCGCGTGGCCGCCATGGGCTACGCGATCCCAGGCTCGGTGGTGGCAGTGGGGATCTTGATTCCCTTCGCCTGGCTGGATAACACCCTTAATACTTGGCTACATGAGCACTACGGAAAAATCATCGGCCTGGTGTTTAGCGGCTCGGCGTTTATTTTAATTTATGCCTATGTAGTACGCTTTTTAGCGGTGTCGTTCAATGCCGTAGAAGCAAGCCTGGGGAAAGTCACGCCGAGTATGGACGCGGCCTCGCGCACCTTGGGTCAGACCGCTGGCGGCACGCTGCGCAAGATACATACTCCCTTAATGCGCAGCAGCTTGCTGGCGGCGGGTATTTTAGTGTTCGTAGACGCGATGAAAGAGCTTCCCGCTACGATGATACTACGTCCGTTTAACTTCGATACGCTAGCCGTGCGCGCCCACAGCCTAGCCTCCGACGAGCGCTTAGCAGAAGCATCCACGGCGTCACTTACCATTGTGGTGGTGGGGATATTGCCGGTCATACTACTCAGCTTGGCAATGCGCCGGGCACGGCCCGGCAGCCAAGCTGAGTAA
- a CDS encoding isomerase/hydrolase: MRFVPQFTDGQEFPHALGKVVCVGRNYADHAKELDNPIPSEPLLFIKPATSVVDLTKPLDPPFSRGDVHYEVELALLIGETLTHATHDEAERAITGIGLAMDLTLRDVQTQLKEKGHPWEIAKAFDGACPLSPFLPLSRVPNWNALSFTLELDGEQRQHGEGADMIFAIPTLVAEMSRHFTLEPGDIILTGTPAGVGVLPRGAKLRLTLTGGLDITTSVVE, translated from the coding sequence ATGCGTTTTGTTCCACAATTTACCGATGGCCAGGAGTTTCCCCACGCGCTGGGTAAAGTCGTATGCGTCGGCCGCAACTATGCCGACCACGCCAAAGAGCTGGATAATCCTATTCCCAGTGAGCCACTGCTATTTATTAAACCAGCGACGAGCGTTGTTGATTTAACCAAGCCGCTGGATCCGCCTTTTTCTAGGGGTGATGTACATTACGAAGTCGAGTTAGCGCTTCTCATCGGTGAAACGCTTACCCATGCTACCCACGATGAAGCTGAGCGGGCGATTACCGGTATCGGTCTTGCTATGGATCTCACGCTGCGCGATGTGCAAACGCAGCTAAAAGAGAAAGGCCACCCCTGGGAAATCGCCAAAGCGTTCGATGGCGCTTGCCCGCTTTCGCCGTTTCTTCCGCTAAGCCGCGTACCTAACTGGAATGCGCTGAGTTTTACGCTGGAGCTTGATGGGGAGCAGCGTCAGCACGGTGAAGGCGCCGACATGATTTTTGCTATCCCTACCTTGGTAGCGGAAATGAGCCGCCACTTTACCTTGGAGCCAGGCGATATCATTCTCACCGGTACGCCTGCTGGCGTGGGTGTTTTGCCACGTGGTGCCAAGCTACGTTTAACGCTGACCGGTGGTCTGGACATTACCACTAGCGTGGTAGAGTGA
- a CDS encoding arginine decarboxylase has translation MSETVTSSSPALRARRTWNIDQWGSGYFDVDDLGQALVRPLGNDAAGPALPISGLVRQLQKAGLRLPVLVRFSDILHDRVEQLCGAFDAAMQDADYQGGYTAVYPIKVNQQRRVVEEILATAERGNGRVGLEAGSKPELLAVLALSDGGSSLIVCNGYKDREYVRLALLGEKLGHRVYLVVEKLSELTVILEEARELDVMPRIGLRARLASVGKGKWQNTGGEKSKFGLTASQILEVVETLRAQDALASLQLVHFHLGSQIANIRDIQRGLRECARFYQNLITLGAPIDTVDVGGGLGIDYEGTRSRSYCSANYSMREYARNVVNAFAQLCQEANLPQPHLISESGRALTAHHAVLVTNVIGEERIDDTPPERTPQDDPQVEALWRVFEQLAEVQEPRVLVEAWHDLLQAVSELQDRFVLGLSDINARAIGERLYMAACARLRGQLDTRNRAHREILDELAEKLADKLFVNFSLFQSVPDVWGIEQIFPVLPLSGLDQAPTRRAVIQDITCDSDGRIDSYVDGQGVESTLPLPEWKSEDERWIGFFLVGAYQEILGDLHNLFGDTDSVDAALDADGNWVTSNAQAGDSVADVLAYVNFDAKVLKRKLFAQLEAANFSPQEQAHFAASLNEGLEGYTYLE, from the coding sequence ATGAGCGAAACGGTCACCAGTAGCAGCCCCGCGCTTCGCGCACGTCGCACGTGGAATATTGACCAGTGGGGCAGCGGCTACTTTGATGTAGACGATCTCGGCCAAGCGTTAGTACGTCCGCTTGGCAACGATGCAGCAGGGCCTGCGCTGCCCATTAGCGGTCTGGTGCGCCAGCTTCAAAAAGCCGGGCTACGTTTGCCGGTACTGGTACGCTTTAGCGACATTCTCCACGATCGGGTAGAGCAACTTTGCGGCGCCTTTGATGCCGCCATGCAAGATGCGGATTACCAGGGCGGCTACACCGCGGTCTACCCCATCAAGGTTAACCAGCAGCGCCGCGTGGTAGAGGAAATTTTAGCCACCGCAGAGCGTGGCAATGGCCGCGTAGGGCTGGAAGCCGGCAGCAAACCAGAGCTGCTGGCCGTGCTTGCCCTGTCAGACGGCGGCTCTTCGCTGATTGTGTGCAACGGCTATAAAGACCGTGAATACGTCCGCCTTGCCCTGTTAGGCGAAAAGCTGGGGCACCGCGTTTACCTGGTGGTTGAAAAGCTCTCTGAGTTAACGGTCATTCTGGAAGAAGCCCGTGAACTAGATGTTATGCCGCGCATTGGTTTACGAGCACGGCTTGCCTCGGTGGGCAAAGGCAAGTGGCAAAATACCGGCGGCGAAAAGTCTAAATTTGGCCTGACCGCGAGCCAGATTCTTGAGGTTGTGGAAACGCTTCGTGCCCAGGATGCCCTGGCAAGCCTACAGCTGGTTCACTTCCACCTTGGCTCTCAGATTGCCAATATCCGCGATATTCAACGCGGCTTGCGTGAGTGTGCGCGCTTCTACCAGAACCTGATTACCCTGGGCGCGCCTATTGATACCGTGGATGTGGGCGGCGGTCTGGGCATCGACTATGAGGGCACTCGCTCGCGCAGCTACTGCTCAGCCAACTACTCCATGCGTGAATATGCCCGTAACGTCGTGAACGCGTTTGCCCAGCTGTGCCAAGAAGCCAACCTGCCCCAGCCTCACTTGATCAGTGAGTCAGGGCGCGCGCTGACCGCGCACCACGCAGTACTGGTAACCAACGTCATTGGCGAAGAGCGTATCGATGATACCCCCCCGGAGCGAACGCCTCAGGATGACCCACAGGTAGAAGCCCTGTGGCGAGTTTTTGAGCAGCTGGCCGAGGTTCAAGAACCGAGAGTACTCGTAGAGGCATGGCACGACTTGCTGCAGGCCGTGAGTGAGCTTCAAGACCGCTTTGTGCTAGGGCTAAGCGACATCAACGCCCGTGCAATAGGCGAGCGGCTCTACATGGCTGCCTGCGCAAGGCTGCGGGGCCAGCTGGATACCCGCAACCGCGCTCACCGTGAAATTTTGGATGAGTTAGCTGAAAAACTGGCCGACAAACTTTTTGTGAATTTCTCGCTTTTCCAATCGGTGCCTGACGTATGGGGGATTGAGCAAATTTTCCCAGTGCTGCCGCTAAGCGGGTTAGATCAAGCGCCAACGCGACGTGCCGTTATCCAGGATATTACCTGCGACTCCGATGGCCGTATCGACAGCTATGTGGATGGCCAAGGCGTGGAAAGCACGCTGCCGTTACCAGAGTGGAAGAGTGAAGATGAGCGCTGGATTGGCTTTTTCCTGGTGGGGGCTTATCAAGAAATTCTCGGCGACCTGCACAACTTATTTGGCGATACTGACTCGGTTGATGCTGCGCTTGATGCCGATGGCAACTGGGTGACCTCTAACGCCCAGGCCGGTGATTCAGTTGCCGATGTGCTGGCTTACGTCAACTTTGACGCTAAAGTGCTTAAGCGAAAACTCTTTGCGCAGCTTGAGGCGGCTAATTTCTCCCCCCAGGAGCAGGCACACTTTGCCGCTAGCTTAAATGAAGGACTTGAGGGCTATACGTATTTGGAGTGA
- a CDS encoding Fe(3+) ABC transporter substrate-binding protein, producing the protein MNKTRLSVSVAAIMAGAAFASSTLANEVNIYSARHYDSDEILYSAFTEETGIKVNVLEGDSDQLMQRMRREGIASPADVMLTVDAGRLWRAEQDGLFQAVDSEELNERIPESMRHPEGKWFGFSQRARVIFYNRENFDPSDVASYEDLADPQFEGQVCIRSSNNIYNQSLLASMIEHHGAEGAEEWAKGIVSNLARSPEGGDTDQILGVASGECDLAIANHYYYVRLLHSDSESDREAARKVGVIFPNQDDRGTHINVGGAGLVANAQNAENGIRFLEFLASESAQEVLAERNYEFPVVGGIKKNPVLESWGDFAKDDINISILGENNPEAIRIFDRVDWR; encoded by the coding sequence ATGAACAAAACACGCCTTTCCGTCTCTGTCGCTGCCATCATGGCGGGCGCTGCCTTCGCTAGTAGTACATTGGCCAATGAGGTCAATATTTATTCAGCGCGCCACTACGACTCAGACGAGATTCTTTATAGTGCGTTCACAGAAGAAACCGGTATTAAAGTGAACGTACTGGAAGGTGACTCTGACCAGTTGATGCAACGCATGCGCCGCGAGGGCATCGCCAGCCCCGCCGACGTAATGCTGACAGTGGATGCAGGTCGTCTTTGGCGTGCCGAGCAAGACGGTCTTTTCCAAGCCGTTGATTCTGAGGAACTTAATGAGCGCATCCCCGAGTCCATGCGCCACCCGGAAGGCAAGTGGTTTGGCTTCAGCCAGCGTGCACGGGTCATTTTTTACAACCGCGAAAATTTTGACCCCAGCGACGTCGCTAGCTATGAAGACCTAGCCGACCCCCAGTTTGAGGGCCAGGTTTGTATCCGCTCATCGAACAATATTTACAACCAGTCGTTGCTTGCTTCAATGATTGAGCACCACGGCGCAGAGGGTGCAGAAGAGTGGGCAAAGGGTATTGTGAGCAATTTAGCGCGCTCTCCTGAAGGTGGCGATACCGACCAAATCCTCGGGGTTGCCAGTGGCGAGTGTGACCTAGCGATTGCCAACCACTACTACTACGTTCGCTTACTACACTCGGATAGCGAATCCGACCGTGAAGCGGCACGCAAAGTGGGGGTCATCTTCCCCAACCAGGACGACCGCGGCACCCACATTAACGTTGGTGGTGCAGGCCTAGTAGCTAACGCCCAGAATGCAGAAAACGGCATTCGCTTCCTGGAGTTCTTAGCGTCAGAAAGCGCGCAAGAAGTGTTGGCTGAGCGTAACTACGAGTTCCCAGTCGTTGGAGGCATCAAGAAAAACCCGGTACTAGAATCATGGGGCGATTTTGCTAAAGACGATATCAACATCAGCATCCTGGGTGAAAACAACCCGGAAGCAATTCGCATTTTTGACCGTGTTGATTGGCGCTAA
- a CDS encoding homoserine kinase gives MAVFTPLSDAQVAAFLEKFDVGSFVSLQGVAGGTENSTFFVTTDRRELVLTLFEQGEHEELPFFVDLLDYLDEHRLPVPGTIHDREGIALHSLAGKPALLFPRLPGRHPEAPNITQCQVLGDTLGRLHGVSQRFQGQRPNPRDLHWLRAVHHKVLAYLSPEDQALMKDEVDDFESAFSQHGELPQGALHGDLFRDNTLYDGDKLGGIIDFYNGCTGDLLFDLAIVINDWASNADGSLNVERHDAILSAYQARRPLTADEKALWPTMLRMTALRYWLSRLLVVYVDPPAHDLTPHDPARFRTILKARILLGALPLPEAS, from the coding sequence ATGGCTGTATTCACCCCGCTTAGCGACGCACAGGTCGCCGCGTTTTTGGAAAAGTTTGATGTAGGTAGCTTCGTTTCACTTCAGGGTGTTGCGGGCGGCACGGAAAATTCGACGTTTTTTGTCACCACCGACCGTCGCGAATTGGTGCTAACCCTGTTTGAACAAGGCGAGCATGAAGAGCTGCCGTTTTTTGTCGATTTATTAGATTACCTGGATGAACACCGTTTACCGGTGCCCGGCACCATACACGACCGTGAAGGCATTGCGCTGCACAGTTTAGCGGGCAAGCCTGCGCTGCTGTTCCCGCGCCTACCAGGCCGTCATCCTGAAGCACCAAACATCACCCAGTGCCAAGTACTGGGCGACACGCTTGGCCGTTTACACGGGGTGTCTCAGCGCTTTCAAGGCCAGCGCCCGAACCCCCGTGACCTGCATTGGCTTCGGGCAGTACACCACAAGGTACTCGCCTACCTCAGCCCGGAAGACCAGGCGCTGATGAAGGATGAAGTGGATGACTTCGAGAGTGCCTTTAGCCAGCATGGCGAACTACCCCAGGGCGCGCTGCACGGCGATTTATTCCGCGACAACACGCTTTACGACGGCGATAAGCTGGGCGGCATCATCGATTTCTATAATGGCTGCACCGGGGATTTGCTGTTCGACCTAGCGATTGTGATTAACGACTGGGCCTCTAATGCGGATGGCTCGCTAAATGTAGAGCGCCATGATGCGATTCTTAGCGCTTATCAGGCGCGTAGACCGCTCACCGCCGATGAAAAAGCGTTGTGGCCAACCATGCTGCGCATGACGGCGCTACGCTACTGGCTTTCGCGTTTGCTAGTGGTGTATGTGGACCCGCCGGCCCACGACTTAACGCCCCACGACCCTGCGCGTTTTCGAACTATTTTAAAGGCACGCATCTTATTAGGTGCGCTACCGCTTCCAGAGGCTTCTTAA
- a CDS encoding ABC transporter, with product MTATVSLTDVAAPAPALSLREVHHTFATNQVVKGIDLNIAPGEVVCLLGPSGCGKTTLLRIAAGLEVLQDGAVSLDGNPIAAPGKRHVPPEKRNVGLAFQDSALFPHLSVLENVTFGLKHLPSRERRARAVELLTQLGMANYIETYPHMLSGGQQQRVALARALAPTPKLMLLDEPFSSLDARLRDRIRDDTLHVLKKLGSATLLVTHDPEEAMFMADRIALMRDGRIIQTGTPRELYCAPIDPFVVTFFGEVNELSGTVHDGKVQTPVGAVDASWLEEGSKAQIMIRPEALRIKERDLPAEAHSHSHVVMAKLLGRTSLIHLCAHCEDGQEAHLHARVPGVFLPQEGQPIDIDLDHSQVFVFPR from the coding sequence ATGACGGCAACTGTGTCACTTACCGATGTTGCGGCCCCCGCACCGGCCCTGTCTCTGCGAGAGGTCCATCATACGTTTGCGACTAATCAAGTCGTCAAAGGGATAGATTTAAACATCGCCCCAGGGGAGGTGGTTTGTCTATTGGGGCCGTCGGGCTGTGGGAAAACCACCTTGTTGCGCATTGCTGCGGGGTTGGAAGTGCTACAGGACGGCGCGGTTAGCCTGGATGGAAATCCCATTGCTGCGCCCGGTAAGCGCCATGTGCCGCCGGAAAAGCGTAATGTCGGCCTCGCCTTTCAAGACTCGGCGCTGTTCCCGCACTTAAGCGTGCTGGAAAACGTTACCTTTGGCCTTAAACACCTGCCCAGCCGCGAGCGCCGCGCGAGGGCGGTAGAGTTGCTTACTCAGCTGGGTATGGCCAACTACATTGAAACTTACCCGCATATGTTGTCGGGTGGTCAACAGCAGCGCGTGGCGCTGGCGCGCGCCTTGGCACCTACGCCAAAGTTAATGCTGCTGGATGAGCCGTTTTCAAGCTTAGATGCCCGGCTGCGGGATCGCATTCGCGACGATACGCTTCACGTGCTTAAGAAGTTGGGGTCTGCCACCTTGCTGGTTACCCACGATCCTGAAGAAGCCATGTTTATGGCGGATCGTATTGCGCTGATGCGTGATGGCAGAATTATCCAAACCGGCACCCCGCGTGAGCTTTATTGCGCACCGATTGACCCGTTTGTGGTGACGTTTTTTGGGGAGGTTAACGAGCTAAGCGGCACGGTTCACGATGGCAAAGTGCAGACCCCGGTGGGTGCGGTAGACGCCAGTTGGCTGGAGGAGGGGAGTAAAGCGCAAATCATGATTCGCCCCGAAGCGCTGCGCATTAAAGAGCGCGACCTACCTGCTGAGGCCCACAGCCACAGCCACGTGGTGATGGCAAAACTGCTGGGCCGTACTAGCTTAATTCACCTATGTGCCCACTGCGAAGATGGTCAGGAAGCGCACTTACACGCCCGCGTGCCCGGGGTGTTTCTTCCCCAGGAGGGCCAGCCGATTGATATCGACTTGGACCACTCCCAGGTGTTTGTCTTTCCTCGCTAA
- a CDS encoding DNA polymerase I, producing MARAPIVLVDGSSYLYRAFHALPPLTTSNGQPTGAVKGVINMLKRLIKDYPESPMAVVFDAPGKTFRDEMYSEYKAHRPPMPDELRSQIKPLHACVKALGLPLLCIEGVEADDVIGTLAHQATQAGRDAVISTGDKDMAQLVNSHITLVNTMKDETLDEAGVEEKFGLPPALIIDFLALMGDKVDNIPGVPGVGEKTAIGLLQGMGGGLDTIYGDLERVKTLTFRGAKTLPKKLEEHREQAFLSYQLATIKVDCDLPVGLDDLDIAHPDREALVELYKEMEFRQWLSELLEGNDAGVDDVKGGEPVPEGKYESMPDDSPVAAPAERHDHVIVEQSEFTTWLDRLNRAERFCFDLETTSLNYMDAEIVGIGLALEAGEAAYIPLAHDYLDAPKQLDRKAALAALKPLLEDPNKTKIGQNLKYDISVLANYEIAVVGPLADTMLASYVLNSTATRHDMDSLALKYLGEKTISFEDIAGKGAKQLTFNQIALEQAAPYACEDVDITLRLQEILRPQVEREGRLADVLDNLELPLINVLSRIERNGVALDAERLHAQSQQLESRIRELESQAFELAGREFNLGSPKQLGQILFEEQKIPVIKKTPKGAPSTAEAVLEELALDYPLPKVIMQHRGLAKLKSTYTDKLPRLLNKATGRVHTSYHQAVTATGRLSSSDPNLQNIPIRTEEGRKIRQAFIARPGYRIVAADYSQIELRIMAHLSEDKGLLDAFADGRDIHTATAAEVFGTSLDKVSGDQRRSAKAINFGLIYGMSAWGLSRQLHIDRNQAQTYIDRYFDRYPGVARYMDRIRAQAAEDGFVETVLGRRLYLPEIQSQNRNRRQGAERTAINAPMQGTAADIIKQAMIDVDAWLAEGEFDALMVMQVHDELVFEVAEKQVDAFIEQVQQRMQGAAELKVPLIVEAESGANWDEAH from the coding sequence ATGGCCCGTGCCCCAATCGTGCTTGTTGATGGCTCTTCCTACCTGTACCGCGCGTTTCATGCGCTGCCGCCGCTAACCACCTCTAACGGACAGCCGACCGGTGCGGTGAAAGGCGTTATCAATATGCTGAAGCGGCTGATCAAGGACTACCCTGAAAGCCCCATGGCGGTGGTATTTGATGCGCCGGGTAAAACCTTCCGCGATGAGATGTACAGCGAGTACAAAGCGCATCGCCCGCCGATGCCTGATGAGCTGCGCAGCCAAATTAAGCCGCTGCACGCCTGTGTGAAAGCGCTGGGCTTGCCGTTGTTATGCATAGAAGGCGTTGAGGCAGATGACGTCATTGGCACGCTAGCGCACCAGGCAACGCAAGCGGGGCGCGATGCCGTCATTTCTACCGGCGATAAAGATATGGCGCAGTTAGTCAATAGCCACATCACGCTGGTTAACACCATGAAGGATGAAACCCTGGACGAGGCGGGTGTGGAAGAGAAGTTTGGCTTGCCTCCCGCACTGATTATCGATTTTCTCGCCTTGATGGGAGATAAGGTTGATAACATCCCTGGGGTACCGGGAGTGGGCGAAAAGACTGCTATTGGCCTGCTACAAGGCATGGGCGGTGGGTTAGACACTATTTATGGCGATTTAGAACGGGTGAAAACGCTCACCTTCCGGGGTGCGAAAACCTTGCCTAAGAAGCTAGAAGAGCACCGAGAACAGGCGTTTCTTTCGTATCAGCTGGCGACCATTAAAGTCGACTGTGATCTGCCGGTCGGTTTGGATGATCTGGATATCGCCCACCCTGACCGGGAAGCGCTGGTTGAGCTTTATAAAGAGATGGAGTTCCGCCAGTGGCTGAGTGAGCTGCTGGAAGGTAACGACGCAGGCGTGGATGACGTAAAAGGTGGCGAGCCAGTACCTGAAGGTAAGTATGAGAGTATGCCTGACGATAGCCCCGTCGCCGCGCCTGCTGAGCGTCACGACCACGTTATTGTTGAGCAGAGCGAGTTTACAACCTGGCTCGATCGCCTGAACCGCGCTGAGCGTTTCTGTTTTGATCTGGAAACCACCAGCCTCAACTACATGGACGCCGAGATTGTTGGTATTGGCTTGGCGCTTGAGGCTGGTGAAGCGGCGTATATTCCGCTAGCCCACGACTACCTGGATGCCCCCAAACAATTAGACCGCAAAGCGGCTCTGGCCGCGCTAAAGCCGCTGCTGGAAGACCCAAACAAAACCAAAATTGGCCAAAACCTGAAGTACGATATTTCGGTGCTGGCCAATTATGAGATTGCCGTAGTAGGGCCATTGGCCGACACCATGCTGGCCTCCTATGTGCTCAACTCTACCGCCACACGGCATGATATGGATTCGCTGGCGCTGAAGTATTTGGGCGAAAAGACGATTTCATTTGAGGACATCGCCGGTAAAGGGGCAAAGCAGCTCACCTTTAATCAAATTGCTCTAGAGCAAGCGGCGCCTTACGCCTGCGAAGATGTTGATATCACGCTACGCCTTCAGGAAATCCTGAGGCCCCAGGTCGAACGGGAAGGTCGCCTAGCCGACGTGCTGGACAACCTTGAGCTACCGCTGATCAACGTGCTGTCACGCATCGAGCGCAATGGCGTTGCGCTCGATGCTGAACGCCTACACGCGCAAAGCCAGCAGCTTGAAAGCCGTATTCGTGAACTGGAAAGCCAAGCGTTTGAATTGGCAGGGCGTGAGTTTAATCTAGGGTCGCCCAAACAGTTGGGGCAGATCCTGTTTGAAGAGCAGAAGATTCCGGTCATCAAGAAGACGCCGAAAGGGGCACCCTCCACGGCGGAGGCAGTGCTTGAAGAGCTGGCGCTGGATTACCCGTTGCCCAAAGTGATTATGCAGCACCGTGGCCTTGCCAAGCTGAAATCTACCTACACTGACAAGCTACCGCGCCTGCTCAATAAAGCCACTGGCCGGGTGCACACCAGCTACCACCAAGCGGTTACCGCCACTGGGCGGCTGTCATCGTCTGATCCGAACTTACAAAACATCCCTATTCGTACTGAAGAGGGGCGCAAAATTCGTCAGGCGTTTATCGCTCGCCCTGGCTACCGCATTGTCGCGGCCGACTACTCGCAAATTGAGCTGCGTATTATGGCGCATCTTTCCGAAGATAAAGGGTTGCTAGACGCATTTGCCGATGGGCGCGATATCCACACGGCCACTGCCGCGGAAGTCTTTGGTACCTCGCTAGACAAGGTATCAGGAGACCAGCGGCGCAGCGCCAAAGCGATTAACTTTGGTCTGATTTATGGCATGAGCGCCTGGGGGTTATCACGTCAGCTGCATATTGACCGCAACCAGGCGCAAACCTATATCGACCGTTACTTTGATCGCTATCCCGGTGTGGCCCGCTACATGGACCGTATCCGTGCACAAGCCGCAGAAGATGGCTTTGTGGAAACTGTGTTGGGTCGGCGCCTGTATCTGCCGGAAATTCAGTCGCAAAACCGCAACCGCCGTCAGGGTGCCGAGCGCACCGCGATTAATGCCCCCATGCAGGGGACGGCCGCTGATATTATCAAACAGGCAATGATCGACGTGGATGCCTGGCTGGCCGAGGGCGAGTTTGATGCGCTTATGGTCATGCAGGTACATGATGAGCTGGTGTTTGAGGTGGCCGAAAAACAGGTCGATGCGTTTATCGAGCAGGTGCAACAACGCATGCAGGGAGCAGCAGAGCTGAAAGTGCCGCTGATTGTGGAGGCAGAAAGTGGTGCTAACTGGGATGAGGCACACTAG